GTGgtaggattagctcagttggtagagtgcttgactgcagagtgggAGGTCACAATTTCAATTCCCGGGGTTGGACCAATACTCAGgatcttaaaatgactgagaaatgaaggtattaCCTTTGCCCtgctgcaaatggctagacctttgcGTGGCTCGGATGCATGACCATATAAAATGGCAGTAGTAGACataaaatagtgtccccaattattACCTTTGTGCtgaatacattgacactcaaattaagtgctttccttttttttctgttttcttttttacctcGAAACACTTTCACAGCAGTGGTCTTCCAGTGAGTcataagtttaaaaataatattacatGAGTTTTTGGTGctattttcaaaatagacaATTAGAATGTTCTGCGTGAACTGGGAGCTGTAAGATACAAGTTCAAGGCACTAGGTTGTTATAAAGAGCAAAAAGCATATTCAAAGAGCTGAAAATGGCATGTAGCTGGCCCAGCCAATGGTACCATTATGGCATCAAATTAAGTGGAAAAAGGTCTTGAGTTGGTCTTGAAGTTGTTTCCCCAACCCATTCCCACAACAAGTTTTACAAGACAAGAAGTAGTAGTTAGCAGGTTTAAAAAATGTCTCTTAACAAATTTCACAAGTGTTCAAAACTATGGCTTGTAAGGAAATCAATCTAATTTCCTTATAAAATCAATACAGTTTTGTTTGATGAAACCTTAGAAATTCAATATTAAACATCATGGTTTCATATCTTTATTTCCATTTCAAGTTTTCTTCAGCttaattacattttccttttgctCCTGTATCCTTCGCATCCCCAGTGTCATCTATTAAATACTCTCCTTTCATCcccttcaaaactttctgaaaattaatgtaaaggaaggtaaaaaaaatagacaataatatataataaaaaactaAACATTTGATGTACAATACCTTGCTCAGAAATTATGCCTGTCAGGCAGGTAAATTAAGATTAAGTGTCAACTATCCAAAATTTTCCCATCTCTAAAATTGCAAACTCCTTCAGAGTGATCTTACTTAATGCATGAAACAGGAAGTAGAATACTAAGCACTATCATGCACTTattctattgtcttcttttgtttatttgtagctaTATTTTGCAATAGTTGTTATTAAATGTTTCATGGGTCAAGTAAAATCGCTCTAAGTCGAAATCATATAAAGGACAGAATGATAGTCATATCATTAAAAATCAGGTAAAACTAAGACACCCGAATATTACATGAGTTACTGGTGCTATTTTCAAAATAGACTATTAGAATGTTCTGCATGAACTGGGAGCTGCAAGGTACAAGTTCAAGGTACTAAGTTATTATAAAGGGCAAAAAGCATATTCAAACAGCTGAAAATGGTacgtagtgttttttttttttttttttgcttttcgcgcgaaACCGTGTAAATGGTTCTCGTGATTTTTTTCTACCAACAATTCGAACAGCAAAGGCAAAATAAGCCCACTATAGCCCTGTAACTAGGAAATCAACGCCCATTTTGTTCAATGAAAATGAAGCCTTTGATACTAGTGTACATACAGTGTACAGTGATCTTCCCATGCCCAACTACGAAGAAACTTTCTTCTAGCTTCGTGTAGCGAACAAGACTGTAAACAATATGCTTAACTTACCAGtgtttttgggaaaacatgCCCGCCACATTTCGTTGCTATCAGTTGAAACGGTCCAAAGATGCTCGGAAGAGATGTATTAATCTCATGAGTCCGAAATATTCCGTGATCGTcgcagaaaacaaaggattttcGTCGAGAAATCATCTGGGACTTTTTCTCGTCGATCTGGgacttttttgccattttttgccAGGCCTCGCGCTATcgcgctcggttccaagcctcctctggtcactcggatagcgcgaacaggcctgggtacgaggctgttAAAGATCTAGGTTTGttcattagggaacttaagaaccacgacgacggctttgtcgacgacgaccggaagtgagataccgtgcactgcgcaagcgcggttaacaaatttcgtcgtcgtggtgtcgtcgacgacgccaaataCAGTACGGTCACGTCGTCCTGCAGTCCACAAGCTTCGCCAGGTATAACTCCCTGTTTTTAAGCGATTCttcaagggctttgtattttttcacctcgtaaatccaggtatcctttcttttttctgctaacaagcgatgttgaaaaatttgactgatgaattgtgtttacttcgaagacaacactgagctgtgcaggccgagcgagcgaactcgtaagtgacaaatttatttgtacgtatttaggtcaggcaaatcatatatctttaatatagaggaaatgaactttatatagaaaacagctatcgcatcggaatgtctctttttccaaatctaaactctgacagacaatCGGACTCGGTCATGTAATTCAGGTTGAACGTTGAATAaccttcgtacggaaagcagagatttttccattcgaaaggtcagacaacactaaaaattcttcatcgtcaatgaaagtagacgtacggcttataaaataagatcttgcatcatcttaaaagacgcctttgcgaaaaaacgttgctgcgaacgaacatcacagttgtACTACTtctacatgtttgtttacattcagtgtcgtcgtcgtcgacctaccgatcgactgcatcttaagtttcctttttcccgccgaaactgacgttctcgttccagtcctttcccagtcaacagacgtcgtcgtcgtgaacttcgtcgtggttcttaagttccctattttactgcaaacgacgaactgcggtttgcggttaacGGTTTCATGTTACCCGTCTGCCCATATTTGGTATTAAGATTCGCGGGTAGTAGCTCGCtgctgccatgtttgttttcatttaccCATTTATTTCTACTCTAGCTCAGGAATTGTCTTCAAAATTACgcttttttaaaatagaattaCATAATCAATAAGTAAAAGAGTTCTACAAAGTCGTATTTGTTCTCAAACGTGggattgtgatgttttaggGTGCAAAAACCTTGCGGTAAATCACTTACCTCTGGAGCGTGGTCTAGCCTCACAAATgtgaacctcaaaccgcaaactGACGGCAAGGCACTAGTCACGTGACTTCTTAACATTCGCGGTTCGCGGAAGGTGCCGAAAAACTTCGATTTTAAGTTCTCCATTGCATGATTATTTGGCTCTCCTCGAAACCCATTGACTCCTCTTCCGCAGAAGAAAAGCCGCAGAGCCTTTGGAGCAGGGTTATTAAGCTCTAAGTTTAAAATGGGTAGTTCCCAGGCGTTTCCGTTTACTCGGTCATGCAATGCATGGGATTATTGGCAAACGTCCCCCTACTCAGGTCTTACCCTGTATAGGTAAGATAAAAAGTCATATACGTGGGAAATCATATGGATGTGCTGAGCACTAGACATCAGattatgtaaaaatgaaaattaaagcaATTAAATTTTACTGTAACAATTATTGGTCTGGCATGGAGGAGATCAACATTGGCAGGAAAATGATTTCTTATTAAATAAGATGCAGATATCTTAAACATGAAGGTTGGTCTGTACCATATTATAATTCTTTCcaattcgttttctttttttttcagggaaaggGTGAAATGAAAACCTACTGGCTTTCAAAACAGGAGTCATGAATTATATCACCTTGACTAGGGAATCGAAGGCGTAATATGCAAACAACTCCAAGAGTTACGTTTAGCCGCATCGCATACACTCAGTGGTCGATAGAATGAAGTGGATCAGAGAGGACACGTTATAGGGCGTTTTCACTCAGTTGACCTGCATTTAAGCTAACCAAACAGTGTTTTATGTTAAAATAATACATAACACGTAATGGCGTTCATTCAGGCGAATCACAATTTATTTCTACTAATATACTACTAAtgggaaatttctgcaatttgacttgcttagagcagtggtatttcagcttaatctGAAATCAGttgaaatacctacatatgaaaattacaaaacctttgcgggtagtagtataaacaaataatagcatgtcTTTGATTTGTACTTGTTATTTAGCATAAATACGACCACACGTGATCgttatatttcaaaactgtctcAACTTTcgctcgcctaacggctcgtgaaattacgtttaacaatttcaaaatatcactcgtggtactTATACCAAATTCAACTACAagtcatgctattacctatactaataccGGAAACAGTTCACACTAGCAAGGCAAAAGAATTGGTCTGTTAATTTAGAACACAAAGAGCCAAGCTTTATTAAATTAATGTTGCTTCTcttgtttcttttccttctttcgaTCGCTGATTTTCTTCCCATTCTTCTCTTGGCGATGCCCATTAAGCCGTGCAGGGTATGGTGATGGGTAAGGATAAGGGTACGGATAAGGgtagggggaggggtagggggtggggtagggggtggggtagggggtggggtagggggtggggtagggagaAGGGTAGGGATAGGGGTAGGGataagggtaagggtaagggtatGGTCTTGGGTATGGCGCCATATTCGGGTCAGACTTGTGTCCagaacctgaaaaataaaaattgttaaatCATAAGGACATGGTAGatcttttccaaaaatttcACGATAGTTTCAAGACTAGAGTAAGAACTTGTGTTGGATTGAAAGATGTGACTGGTTAATAACCGGTTATAAAAGCTTTTGAATTTGTGTGGAGAATAAGGCTTCGGGAAAACAGAATGCAATAAATGTGAAGCAAAGCGCTGAGTAAGGCTTGACTCTTAAATTTCCCACGTTGGGgtaacaatcaaaacaaaacaatcatccATGTTCGCTTTGACCATATTCGATGATCAAATGTTGATATTTGTGTGTTGATGCATTCGTTGCCAGTTGAGGTAAAATATGGAAGGATAAGTGTTGGACCGTTAGAGTCTAAGGCCTAGGTCAAACAAACGTCGAACTCTTCATGAGACGAATCAAACTCTAATTTAGGTCTatctaaattaagttaagaccGTTTGTTGGGTCAGACAAGTTGTATCTGTCTTTTTACTTGACTTTACtagttaggttttttttttaaatttgagcGCTTAGCAAGTTGCCCGGATATTCTCCTTGCAATTGAGGTACATAACAGTTTGTTGCTCTATACTATTTCTCACGTCACTTGATTAAACTCCTTCCAAAGGACAGATCAAAAGTAGGAAAGGTAGGAAAGATTCTAATTTTCGTGTTGTACTTACAAACAGACACTACCCGGCGTAAGAAATGTTTTATTCAAATAATCACATCGATTTCCGCCCTCCTCCCTCGAATTCCCTTAATATTGGCCGATCTGGCGGCAGCGAAGGACCCGGGTCCCACCTTATTTTAGGTCACAGTGAAGCCCGCAGGTTGAGAAATATAGTCAAAcgtctttaatacggacaccaaagggacagaatcAAGTGTctgctttacagaggtgtccgtattatagaggtagggaatgtatggtTTTTGGTATTTATGGGACCAATTGAattgtccgtaatagagaggtgtccgtaaggagaggttagactgtaaaACTTATcaccttgccgttcccgttctcaagaGAACTTAATCTTGAAGCTAAACTTTGGTCATTTCACGCCGCAGTTGTACAAGGACGACGGAGAATCTACAAAAAAgcgttgttttgctttttaaacaTGTTGCCTTTTTGAAGTTCCTGTTGACGTCGCAGTTTTAGTTTCTTAAGGTCCTAATAATTTTTGAGGCCGGGGCCCCTTCCTTATCTTAGGGTCATGGCTGAACGGGACCCCCACTTGCTTGAAGATTTGTATCCACTTCAGCTTTACGTGCTCGCTCGCCTTAATTGCCcctattttcttttcctttcaaacgcCTCAGTGGCACACAGGATATTGTTACTTCATTAGAAAATCGATAAAGGCTTTGGTAGATTCACTGACCTTCACCAGATGCACTGGAGAAATAATGCTCGGCTTCCGGTTCCTCTTCGAGTTCTTCCTCGTGCTTTTGATTCATCTTCGTGAGGGATTCGTCATTCTCCGTGGACTTTCTTCCTCCTGATTTTGACTCCGTTAAGGTGACCATTAACATGAAAGCCAAAAGGCCAGCGATTACGAGGAATGATCTCTTCATTGTAGCtcttaaaaagttgaaaagcaattgatttttaaaaactaaatcGCCCTTCAATCGGAGTAATTTATTGGTTGGTTGCTATAGAGCACGCGAAGTGAACAGTGCGCGCGCGTCCTCAAATTTCTCTCTTAATCATCACCctaggataaaaaaaaacaacaacaacaacaacaagcggCTGCTGCGTAGCCTAAGAATTTTGTTATGTATAACTAAAGAAAAATGTGTTTGTATATAAGTATTGGCAATTTCGTATCATCTGATCAAGCGAATtcgaaagctgtttttttaattaaattgtttttaaattatatAACCTGACCGAAATTGTGTTGGAGTGCTTATTAATTCACACTGTATTCAATGCATGAGGAAATACTTTGTTAACCTCCAGCCAGAATTCTGTCgacatcttttttttcttttcttttttttttttaactatatcAATCTTGAGTTAGACACAAGAGTGGTAAGGTTATTCATTGGATGAATAGTGTTATACGTGAAAGTGTAAAGGCATTCAGATAGTAGCAACAATTGTATATAAGTTGGTACTAGCCGACCAAAGCAGTTGAATTTCGCTAATAGCACGTATTAAGTCTCTCATGTGTGCCTCACAAAAAATATTCCCAAGACGACTATAgtacttttttccaatttttttgggGGTAAAATGTTTCGTCCAGCTACGGCCCTGAAGCCATAAGGGAAGTCAAAACACCATCACTTCTGATATCATGAATCGCCAAGTTCACAAATGAAATCCAGAGAAATACTCTGTTATAGCACAAAAAGATTAAGAATTGATATTCAGCTTCTTGCtacttattcttttttttccaatttactCGAAAATCAAACCATACATGGTTTAACTTTTAGGGTATAAAGAGGGGGttgtgaaattaaaaaaaagaaaaaaaaaacaggaatcGTTAAGTTTGAATATaccttcattttcttacctttCAAGATTTCTAAAAACAAATAGCTCAGATGTGTAGTCCTTCTCCTTAAAAAACCCCaaactaaaattttatttgcatCTACTAGATCTTATAAATCAACAATACAAACTGaacttaaatatttaaaaatataaaacggGTTCAACTTGTGGACTTCTCGCGATACCAGAGACGGCCCTCTATTGTTATAAGGAAGACTGAGTGATTAATTCAAGCAAAGGTGTGATatgatattaattattattatccttATATTGTCTTAAGAGTTGTCAGCAGACTCCAGTTTTCACATGTTCTCTGGTACCCGAGATCCAGCCAAACCCATCCCCGGTAGGGCGAGAAGTACTGTCAGTCCGAGACTCTACATGACCATTgtattttgttattcaaactgctTGGAAATCGATAGCCTCCGCCCCTGAGGGCCACCAACTTGCAGGTTAAGAAAGCTATTTCTTTTagctttctttgaatttttttttaattcgtctTCCTGTGATCAATTCAAGCTTCCAGgttcctttcattttccttaTCCGCTGGGTCACGGTCAATGAAAGCCCCCTCATGGCTTTTTTTCTCCGCCAGGTAAACGCGAAGCAATGTAACAGAAgattagagtgattttacttgacccgtgaaacagatactcagtaacaactagtgcaaaatagcaacgataaacaaaagaagacaatagaattagTGCTTGATTTAAGTGCGTAGTATTGTACTTACTATTTCACGGAGTAGGTAAAATCACTCTATAATCAAACAATGATGGTAAAAATGCGTTCATTTGATAAAACCATGGAGTATTAGGAAATGTACCACAGTCGATGATATCctccactttttaaatttttattcccATCTATTTAAATAACTTCATTATATCAAGATACTTGAGTACACCAGGTTGCTGCGGGTTTGTTGGAGTGTTTGaaaaatagagagctttaggacgactacgagtacgagattttcttaatactaagtagtgcgcacGCATGAACCAGTGTTATACAGTGAACATTTCgggtgaaaataaaaattgcaaTGACGCTTTCTAGGGTGTAtatggcgaaaaaaaaaaattatctgttctcGTCGTCGTTCTCGTCttggaatctaaaggtctctataaACTGAAAGTGGTTCATATTCACGGTCGATAGGTCAAGTCAGTGCTGCTTTgattcctttctttctttttcgtctCCGAGTTTCtgcttctctttgtttttgtcgttTTCTTGATTCTTCTGGTGGTGAAGGACTGGGTACGGCACGTGCTTAGGATAGGGACCTGGAAAGGACTCAGGCCCCGCTTCAGGGTAAGGATGAGGATATGGGGAGCCTGGGAACGGGTAGTTGTGATGATGAGCTGAAGAAAGACAAAGGGAAATAACAATGACATAATCGGTTATTTGGTtaagcaggagcccataacccgacCCAAGCGAtagcaacttccatgcgctctTTAactagactgtgagcagtctcttatttttctttgcaaagttactacacgcaaaacctaagcacgcgagcggcgaagccgcttgcttcgagaaacgagggcgtaagcccgagaagaaaaaataagtcGTCTCGTCTCGATCCCTGTATAATAacatcgtggtttgcaatcgcgctggatgggatcaagaactagacggattttaggggaaaaggcggactgcaagcagtctactcTTTAACGAAAACGTGGGCCTTAGGCTTATGGTGGAAAATACCGTAGATATCTCGAACATTGGGCTTTAGCAAGAAGCGTCGGGTAAGCGTTGATCAAAAAATGGTACAGAAAATATTCGAGGCATTCCAGtggaaaaaaagtgaaattcttcTGAGGAATTCTATCTTTTCCAGGTTCCACCGAAAAGAACCGTACaatttgaaagttaaaaaaagaaaaattccgcTTTAGTAAACTCTCGTAGACACCCACGGCTATTTGTGgtgaaataaactgaaatagGTTTAACAAACACAAGATGACATGTTAGTTATTAATTCATCGAAAAGTTATCTTTCCCGTCCTTTAGCCAATCTCAATGACCGCTCTTGAGCTTTTTAAACCCCCAGAGACTTAAAAGTCTCTGGACCCCCAGAGACTTAAAAGTCTCTGGGTTTTCTAGTTTGGTACCCGTAACATTACGGCGCCTTGGTTACGCGGGTGGTTCCTCTTGGCTGAGATAAGTCCCGTGCTTGTCTTCGTTTTACTCCGGTAATTTATTTCCCATTTTCGCTTCTAACCGCATACATTAACGCTTTGAAACCGTCTCATCCGCTCCTctgaccattttttttcttcgcacATGGCAGTAATGCATGCTCTCATTATTTAAGACATTTTACTCTGTGAGCCCAGATGAGGTGATTTTAGATCTTTTTTTCCCACATCTTTCTAAATGCTCCCCCACAGACTATATGTAAGGGTTCTGTTGTCATTATGCCTAACTGATATTTTAATGAAGCAGCATGGTTAGCTCAGTTCCAAGGGACAACGCCGATCTGCAGAGCGGTGGTCGCAGGTTCAATCCCGGCCTGACCAACACTCAAAGTCTTTAcgtaactgaggagaaagtgctgcctttacgatgacatctgcaaacggttagactttctagtcttctcggataagaacgaaaaaccgtaggtcttATCTCACAGCATTTTCaattatctggttcttgtgggacgtaaaagaacccacactactgttcgaaaagagtagggggcATACACCCTGCATGGTGGTGTGACCAAACTCTCCTGAGCTGGGTGGGTCAGTTATCTGTAGGGAAGCACTTAACTTGGAGCCTCGCTCTGTCGTATGTTCCGCACCAAATGGTGGAAGTgattaaatgaataaatcaggggcacccaacgtcaattttcagaaaatatctgttcagaagacTATTTGAGACTATTTTAATTTTCGGAACAtgtgttgtaaaattttcgaacatctaaaaaatggtataattgcccattttttaacggatttttaccctaaaaaggtcacctagaattttcgggagccttttttctggctgaaattttcgaaaaggtaagttttgatccctataattttcggatcactagactttcagctaggaaatccgaacagatgaaaaatttttaggggataatagtacgcctatatctaccgtttaaatactaaaatacgtttaaccaTGGTATGTTTAagcggttttgaactatattctcgttaggtgcccctgataaaTGAACAAATTGGTCATTTAACTATTTCTTTACCGTCATTTAGGCCACTTCCTGACTGATTTTTGCCCTTAGATTCGTCCTCTGATTTGTCTTCGTTCTCGTTTTCATCATCGTTTTTGTCTTCCCCTTTTGTAGTGGCTTCGAGATTTTCCGTTGCTTTTTCGTCCTTCTTCGCGACAGGTTTTGCCACCGTTAAAGTACCCATGAACACCAAAGCCAAAAGGTAGGCAGACAAAAGAAAGATTCCTTTCATGGTAGCTTTTGGTTTCTGCAAAGATATAAAAGTCAATACAAAAAAAGAGATGTGACTATACTGACATATATTACTGTAGAATTGACACGTCTCGGCATAAAGCCTTTCCGGTATGAAAACTGGCACCGaattttacaaaacatttttcgTTCCTTTTATCACTTTTAACGTCTACATTAATCAATAACTGATGTGACCTTTATGGGTTTTTAATccagttttttaaacttaaaagttGCGATAATATCAATATTGTATGTCTCTGGCCGA
The sequence above is a segment of the Porites lutea chromosome 3, jaPorLute2.1, whole genome shotgun sequence genome. Coding sequences within it:
- the LOC140929347 gene encoding uncharacterized protein; its protein translation is MKGIFLLSAYLLALVFMGTLTVAKPVAKKDEKATENLEATTKGEDKNDDENENEDKSEDESKGKNQSGSGLNDAHHHNYPFPGSPYPHPYPEAGPESFPGPYPKHVPYPVLHHQKNQENDKNKEKQKLGDEKERKESKQH